Part of the Bacteroidia bacterium genome is shown below.
GTTTTCAACATTCATACAGCTAAATTAATGATATCCTTGCGTAACATCAGTGAATAAAAATATTCTTAGTATTAATTGTTCTTTTAGAAAAAAGTTGTATATTGCAAAATATTTAATTTTATACAGCTATGAAGTATGTTGTACTATTTTTAATCACGTTATTTTTGCCCTTTTGGGGCAAGTCGCAACAGTCTTTTGCCGAACAAACTGGAGAAATTCATTCAGTTACAATTTATTTTCCGGAGGCAAAAAATATGGATATTGCGCGAAACTATCTAACAACCCTAAACGGTGTTGTAGAAACTGCTCCTTGTACTTGGCACAAAAGTATTGGAGTTCGTTTCCTCAGTAATGTTACCTGCCCAGAAACCATTGTGCAGTATTTGGTTTCTAAAAAAATAGCTGCTGAAAAAACAGATATAAACCTTGAAGAACTGAATAATCTATGCAGTACTAAATCTCTTCCCGAAAATACCAAACCGGTTCATACGATACCTTCTATCTATGAAAAAAGCAAGCAAATTGTCTATAACCCGGAAGCAAAAACGAATAACTCGAAAAATCCTAACAACACTATTGATGCTAGCAACCCACAACCGCTACCGACAACTGCTCTCAATGGAGAACCGTTATATCAGCCTACAGGGAATCAAGCAGCAGACCAAGAACGTTATGCAGCCGCAAAACTCGCTTGGAAAAAACAACAAGATGCCCAAAATACACCTAAAAACGAAGCAAAATACTCCGAAATTATCAATGCAAACACCACTAATTTAACTCCCGAAGAAGAAAAAAAATTACGTGAAGCAAAAGAAAATTATCTAAAACAACCTGCCGAATAAATCTCAACTATTCATAAATCAACTAATCTCTTTAAAAAACCATGAAAAAGATCTTTATTTTACATTTATTGCTCTTTCTTTTTGTACTATCATCGCAGGATGCTTTAGGGCAATGTATTGGCGGTACCCGTTACCCAAATACAGTATTTACACCAACGAACAATTGGCAAACAGCAACAACAACGGCTTATGCAGGGCAATATGCTCGTTACAATGTTGTTAATGGTGTTACCTATGAATGGTCAACTTGTTCTTCTGACGGTGGAAACGCAAGCTATGATTCTTATCTAACCGTACAAACCAATGCCGGAGCTCCTGTAGCATTAGCTTGGGCAGACAATACCTGCGGAGATGATGCCCGTGTTCAATGGACAGCAACATTCACAGGAACAATACGAGTATTGATTTCTCAGGCTGGCTGTGCTACCAACACTTCATTTACAACCCTTGTTTATCGAATTTACAATACGCCTCCGGCCAATGATAATTGCGCTTCGGCCACGACTCTTACCCCTGGCCTTCCGGGTGTTGCTTGCGCGCCGGTTACGGGAAATACACTGGGTGCAACATCATCAGGAGTTGCCGCCTGCGCTTCGGGGTCCACTGCCGATGATGACGTTTGGTACGTCTTTACAGCAGCAGCAACCGGACTACATACCGTTCAGGTAACAGGCTCTACAAATTTTGACCCGGTAATTGAGGTATTTAACGCCGGTGCTTGCGGAGCCTCCAGTATGGGCTGCTTAGACTCAACCGGACAAGGCGGCATCGAGGCTTATACCTTCAACGCAATAGCAGGAAATACTTACCGCATCCGTGTTTATGACTTCTACACCGGTTATCCAAATACAACAACTTTCGATATTTGCATTACCAGACCTCCAACAGCCCCACCGGTAAACGATAACTGTGCCGGAGCTACGGTACTTGTCCCTTCAGCAGTAGCTAACTGGACTGCCGGAACAGTTGCAAACGCAACAGGATCTGGATTAGCTACTTGTGGCGGTACAGCCGAAGATGATGTGTTTTATAAATTTGTAGCCACTACCACAGAAGTAACCATCTATGTAAGACCTTCGGCCAGCATGGATCCGGTTATCCATATTTTTAGTGGAACTTGCGGAACAAGTATTGGATGTGTGGATGCTACTTTAGCCGGACAGTTAGAGATAGTATTTTTCAGTGGTTTAACCATCGGAAGTACTTATACTATTCGTGTTTATGATTATAATGCAACAGCACCTGCTACCAAAACTTTTGATATTGCTGTGGTGAGCACTGCTAAAACTTGTGCTACCGCTAAGCCAATCACTACCTTACCGTACTATGAAAGTTATGCAAGTACTTTTGGTTCAAGTACTTTAACACGCCCATTTACAGGGAGTTGTGGAACAAACAATAACACCGGCTGGTTGTACCAGGGAGCAGGCCACGATTTACTATATCAATATACACCAACGAGCAATGAGTGCATCACAGTAGGGATAAGTAGAGCAGATGCACCCATTACGGTTGGGGTTGGAGTAGCTGCGTATGCCGGCTGCCCGGGTGCTGCCGGAACTACCTGTGAGGGTATCTTTTCTAATACACAAGTTTATGGGGGTTCTTATTTAGGAGACTTTAACGCTTCCGGAACCTTTTGCCTAAGAAGTGGAATTACTTACTATTTCTTGATTACAACTAATAGTGCTCTTGTCAATCAGACTATTTTGGATGTTTCTTTTACTCGGATACCGGAGTCTACTAATGATTTACCATGTAGTGCCACGTCTTTAACGGTTGGGAATATGGTGGAGGGGGCATTGTGTGTACCTGCGGCTGGTGCAGAAGAGCCGGGTACTCCTGCTTGCTGGACTGGTGGCGGAAATTTAAACACCGTATGGTATAAATTTGTAGCTACCTCGAGTTCAATGACTGTAAATGTAGATCCCTTAGAGCGGGGAATTATCTTAAATTTTGCCACTAATTATGCTGGCTTACCATTCATCCCGCAAACAGCAGTTTATACAGGTGTCTGTGGGCCTGGCCTCGCCGAAGTAGCGTCTTCTTGTGCAAGGCTAAGCACCAATAATTGTGGCGGATCAACTATCTCTGCAATATCTAACCTGACCGGTTTAGTAGTAGGAAATACTTACTATGTTCGGGTAGATGGCTATGCAAATATGAGAGGAGCATTTCGTATTTATGTTCGGGATAATAGCTTTGTAACACAACTTGCTCTCCAAGAGTGCCAAACGAAGCAGCGAATATGTAGGAATATAACATCTGTGGGAGACCCTGGCTTCTTTGGCAGTGGAACTGTATGCGATATGCCGGCAGCAGGAAGCGGTTGCTTGCTTAACGCTGAAAGAAATGCCGTTTGGTATGAATTCGTTGCGCAGAGTAGTATTCCTCTTAATTTTGATATTATACCGAATAACCCTGTTGTGGATTATGACTGGGCTTTGTATGATATGTCCACTGCTACTTGTGCTACCATCCAATCTGGGGCAGCAACGCCGGTTCGCTGTAATTATTCAGGGATAAGTGGCAATACCGGCCTAAGTGCAGCTGGGGTATGTACATCTTGTGGAGGAGGTGATAAACCCTATGCTTCTTCATTACCGTTGGTTGCCGGTAGAACTTATACCCTGGTAATATCAAACTGGTCTGGCCAAAATTCGGGCTTCTCCATCAAAATAAACTCTCCGAATGCTTTGGATTATTCAATGCCCACTTCAATTGTTTGGACTGCCGGTGGCAATTCTTCGGATTGGTTTAACCCAGATAATTGGGGAGGATGCGGGGTTCCAGCCTGCAATATCACTGCTAATATTTTTCCAGGCCCTAAATTTCAGCCTTTCATAAATAAAGACGGAGCTATCGCCAACACAATTAACATTCAACCGGGTGCCTCCTTAACAGTTGATATAGGAATAGCCCATCAATTATGTGGCGATTTCAACCTGATGCTTGGAGGAACATTTACAACAAATACAGGCTCAACTACTTTATTCCGAGGCAGTGCTAACCAAACTATTACTGGAAACTTCAATGGAATCAACCAGTTTATGGATATTATCAGCCAAAAAACAGCGGGAACCTTAGCTTTGGCTAACGACATCACGCTTGGCGGAAACTTTAGTAATGAAGATGGTAATTTCTCACTCGGAGCCAATAACCTTTATGTGGCAGGCGATATTCGAAACAGTGGCGTTATTACAGCAGGCACCAGTACCGTACACCTAAACGGAACCGGAACACAAAATATCTATGGAGCGTGGATAGGTACAAACGCTTTCTATAACCTAAGGATCAACAAATCTATGGGAACAACCTAT
Proteins encoded:
- a CDS encoding T9SS type A sorting domain-containing protein, with amino-acid sequence MKKIFILHLLLFLFVLSSQDALGQCIGGTRYPNTVFTPTNNWQTATTTAYAGQYARYNVVNGVTYEWSTCSSDGGNASYDSYLTVQTNAGAPVALAWADNTCGDDARVQWTATFTGTIRVLISQAGCATNTSFTTLVYRIYNTPPANDNCASATTLTPGLPGVACAPVTGNTLGATSSGVAACASGSTADDDVWYVFTAAATGLHTVQVTGSTNFDPVIEVFNAGACGASSMGCLDSTGQGGIEAYTFNAIAGNTYRIRVYDFYTGYPNTTTFDICITRPPTAPPVNDNCAGATVLVPSAVANWTAGTVANATGSGLATCGGTAEDDVFYKFVATTTEVTIYVRPSASMDPVIHIFSGTCGTSIGCVDATLAGQLEIVFFSGLTIGSTYTIRVYDYNATAPATKTFDIAVVSTAKTCATAKPITTLPYYESYASTFGSSTLTRPFTGSCGTNNNTGWLYQGAGHDLLYQYTPTSNECITVGISRADAPITVGVGVAAYAGCPGAAGTTCEGIFSNTQVYGGSYLGDFNASGTFCLRSGITYYFLITTNSALVNQTILDVSFTRIPESTNDLPCSATSLTVGNMVEGALCVPAAGAEEPGTPACWTGGGNLNTVWYKFVATSSSMTVNVDPLERGIILNFATNYAGLPFIPQTAVYTGVCGPGLAEVASSCARLSTNNCGGSTISAISNLTGLVVGNTYYVRVDGYANMRGAFRIYVRDNSFVTQLALQECQTKQRICRNITSVGDPGFFGSGTVCDMPAAGSGCLLNAERNAVWYEFVAQSSIPLNFDIIPNNPVVDYDWALYDMSTATCATIQSGAATPVRCNYSGISGNTGLSAAGVCTSCGGGDKPYASSLPLVAGRTYTLVISNWSGQNSGFSIKINSPNALDYSMPTSIVWTAGGNSSDWFNPDNWGGCGVPACNITANIFPGPKFQPFINKDGAIANTINIQPGASLTVDIGIAHQLCGDFNLMLGGTFTTNTGSTTLFRGSANQTITGNFNGINQFMDIISQKTAGTLALANDITLGGNFSNEDGNFSLGANNLYVAGDIRNSGVITAGTSTVHLNGTGTQNIYGAWIGTNAFYNLRINKSMGTTYQQNAVNVSNDFTIVTSTSEFDQNAYVLRVGRDFNQSGRFLHNNGTVVFFGTGAQSYTKNVGAFGDFYNVTMSNSGAGLNLNNDMLISGVLNFSDGVMHTGSNKVLVSNTASGGVTRTGLGHVDGLLRRNIVSAGTPTYLFPMGQSAKADYRRLDMKVNTLTGSGSEYVDCSWNGTACNNSGGASWPTIDGIELGGAGNAGKWYLEPSFSITGINYDMYLYTAGFTGLADNGFIAISRPNGSTTKTDWVGGGTIPTAGSAGRTVASGYALRKGITIFSEKTIGDGTPLPVTLMDISAKPAGNAIQISWVTAKEVNNAGFDLERSLDGVSFNKITWVKGNGTTSTTQNYGFLDANVTSNTRYYYRIRQVDFDGSFNYSNVVDATLISDQEKWYSLFPNPSNGQLSLTFSTPITGSVQVIVYNTIGQSVYKNNWQLNTKNNLSLNLSELAEGTYNLVVQFENQSFTERLIIKR